A genomic segment from Acidimicrobiales bacterium encodes:
- a CDS encoding glycosyltransferase family 2 protein translates to MIDLSVVMPVYDEVAVIEQVLREHRDVLDQRFAAGAAELVVVDDGSTDGTGALLDRLAGEIPGLVVLHQPRNAGPGPALYRAMETARGAWLLHLDADGQTVPHDLWRLWDRRDEADLLIGVRRPRRDPVHRLVVTRMTRLVVWAVSGRRLEDANAPFKLIRRALWDDLRPAIDPTAFAPSLLLGLGAVRRGWRVVEIPVSHRQRPVGRSTFRMGRLAGAVLAAGRQAVTFRRSVGRLPER, encoded by the coding sequence GTGATTGACCTGTCGGTCGTCATGCCGGTCTACGACGAGGTGGCGGTGATCGAGCAGGTCCTGCGTGAGCACCGCGATGTCCTGGACCAGAGGTTCGCGGCGGGGGCGGCCGAGCTCGTCGTGGTCGACGACGGCTCGACCGACGGCACCGGTGCCCTCCTCGACCGCCTGGCCGGTGAGATCCCCGGGCTCGTCGTGTTGCACCAGCCCCGCAACGCCGGGCCCGGTCCCGCGCTCTACCGGGCCATGGAGACGGCCCGGGGAGCCTGGCTCCTTCACCTCGACGCCGACGGCCAGACCGTGCCCCACGACCTGTGGCGGCTGTGGGACCGGCGCGATGAGGCCGACCTGCTGATCGGCGTGCGCCGGCCGCGGCGCGACCCGGTGCACCGGCTGGTGGTCACCCGGATGACCCGCCTCGTGGTGTGGGCCGTCAGCGGGCGCCGCCTCGAGGACGCCAACGCCCCGTTCAAGCTCATCCGCCGGGCGCTGTGGGACGACCTCCGGCCCGCCATCGACCCCACCGCCTTCGCCCCCTCGCTCCTGCTCGGCCTGGGCGCCGTCCGCCGCGGGTGGCGAGTGGTCGAGATCCCGGTCAGCCACCGGCAGCGGCCCGTGGGCCGCAGCACCTTCCGGATGGGCCGCCTGGCCGGGGCGGTGCTGGCCGCCGGCCGCCAGGCCGTCACCTTCCGGCGCTCGGTCGGCCGCCTGCCCGAACGCTGA